The following are encoded in a window of Lagenorhynchus albirostris chromosome 3, mLagAlb1.1, whole genome shotgun sequence genomic DNA:
- the LOC132518101 gene encoding high mobility group protein B2-like yields MGKGDPNKPQGKMSSYAFFVQTCREKHKKKHPDSSANFTEFSKKCPERWKIMSAKEKSKFEDIAKSDKARYDREMKNYVPPKGDKKGKKKDPNVPKRPPSAFFRFCSEHHPKIKSEHPVLSIGDTAKKVGEMWSEQSAKGK; encoded by the coding sequence ATGGGGAAGGGCGACCCCAACAAGCCGCAGGGCAAGATGTCCTCATACGCCTTCTTTGTGCAGACTTGCCGGGAGAAGCACAAGAAGAAACACCCTGACTCCTCGGCCAACTTCACCGAGTTCTCCAAGAAATGTCCTGAGAGATGGAAGATCATGTCTGCCAAGGAAAAATCCAAGTTTGAAGATATAGCAAAAAGTGACAAAGCTCGCTATGACAGGGAGATGAAAAATTATGTTCCTCCCAAAGGTgacaagaagggaaagaaaaaagatcccAATGTGCCTAAAAGGCCTCCATCTGCCTTCTTCCGGTTTTGCTCTGAACATCACCCAAAGATCAAAAGTGAACACCCTGTCTTATCCATTGGAGATACTGCAAAAAAAGTGGGTGAAATGTGGTCTGAGCAGTCAGCCAAAGGTAAATAA